The proteins below are encoded in one region of Legionella antarctica:
- a CDS encoding GNAT family N-acetyltransferase, producing the protein MIHFNWYNFSQLTVEQLYAVLGLRSRVFVVEQNCAYLDPDGKDSDALHLLGLENGSLVAYLRLFLPTPTEKYIIFGRLVTEPSARIKGYGKKLMEEMLVYCGTNYSGVTVKCSAQNYLTRFYEQFGFQAYGKIYEEDSIPHIEMRKMLTKDYKSY; encoded by the coding sequence ATGATTCATTTTAACTGGTATAACTTTTCCCAATTAACAGTGGAACAACTGTATGCTGTTCTTGGCCTACGCTCCAGAGTATTTGTTGTTGAGCAGAACTGTGCTTATCTTGATCCTGATGGGAAAGACTCTGATGCATTGCATTTATTGGGACTGGAAAATGGCTCATTAGTAGCCTATCTTCGCTTATTTCTGCCAACCCCTACTGAGAAATATATTATATTTGGTCGTCTAGTTACGGAACCATCTGCTCGGATAAAAGGATATGGGAAAAAGTTAATGGAGGAAATGTTGGTTTATTGTGGCACCAATTACTCAGGGGTTACTGTTAAATGTTCCGCACAGAATTATTTAACGAGATTTTATGAGCAATTTGGATTTCAAGCATATGGAAAAATTTATGAAGAAGACAGCATCCCGCATATAGAAATGCGAAAGATGCTAACTAAAGACTATAAGTCTTATTGA